Genomic DNA from Halorussus rarus:
CCGCCCTCGGCGTGCTCGCGGCCGCGCTCTGGCAGGTCGCCTACTACCGGCGGTTCGAGTACGACCTCACCGACGACGGCCTCGAAATCGCGTCGGGAGTGGTCTCGCGCCGCCACCGCGAGATTCCGCTCGGCCGAGTCCAGAACGTCGACATCTCGCGCAACGTGATCCAGCGCGCGCTCGGGGTCGCCGCTCTCGACGTCGAGACGGCCGGCGGCGGCGCGACCGAGGCCAGCCTCCGGTACGTCGGCTACGACGAGGCCAAGCGCCTCCAGCGCGAGATACAGCGACTGAAACGCGACGGCGCCGAGGCGGACGCCGACGGCGAACCGCGCGAGGAGGCCGAGGAACTGCTCTTCGAGCTCCGGACCGAGGAGCTGGCGCTGCTGAGCGTCCTCTCGTTCGACTTCCGGTACCTCTCGCTGCTGGCGTTCGGGCCGGCCGCCTTCCCCTTCCTGCCCGGGTTCGCCGAGGTCGCCGTCGTCGGCGGCGTCCTGCTCGTGGCGCTGCTGCTCGGCGCGCTGTGGGTCATCAGCGCCGCGGTCACGTTCGCCCGCTACTACGGCTTCCGGCTCGCCCGCGTCGACGACGAGCTCCGGTACGAGCGCGGCCTGCTCCAGCGCTACGACGGGTCGATCCCGCTGTCGAAGGTCCAGACGCTCACCCTCGAGGCCAACGTCCTGATGCGGCGGTTCGGCTACGCCACGCTGGCGGTCGAGACCGCCGGCTACGGGCCGGGACAGGCGCCCTCGCAGGGGTCGGAGGCCGCGGTGCCGCTGGCGACCCGCGAGCGCGTGCTCCGGCTGGCCCGCGAGGTCGAGGAGTTCGACCTGCCGGCGTTCGAGCGCCCGCCGAAGCGGGCCCGGACGCGGTACGCGTTCCGGTACGCGCTCGCGCTGCTCGGCCTCGCCGGTGCGCTGTACGTCCTCGAACTCGTCGTGGCACCGCCGGCGCCCGTCCCGCTCGCCGCGATTCCGCTCGCGCTCCTCGTCGTCGCGCCGGTCGCGGCCCACCTCGCGTGGCGCAACCGGGGGTACGCGACCGGCGAGGACCACGCGTTCACGCGCAACGGGTTCTGGAACCGGACGACGAAGGTGGTGCCGTACTACCGGGTCCAGACCGTAATCCAGAGCCAGACCGTCTTCCAGCGCCGCCGCCGGCTCGCCAGCGTCGTCGTCGACACCGCGAGTTCGGCGGGCGGAGCCGCGGCCGCGATGGACCTCGACGCGGCCGACGCCGAGCGCCTCCGGGAGTCCGTCGCCGAGCGGTTGCAGGCGAGTATCGTCGATTCGCCGCCCCGGCGGGCTGCAGCGTCCGACTCCGACCGTGACGCGACCGCAGACGACGACTCGGCCGTAGATGCGGACCCGGATGCCGAGCCGGACGCGGACTCTGACTCGAACTCGGACTCCGACGCCGACCGGGACTCCCCTCGTCGAGACTGAACGGTTTTTTACCCCTCGCGGTCCCAGTGGCGGGTAATGACCGACTACGACCACGACTACGAGGAGCTCGGCCTCGTCGCTGGACTGGAGATCCACCAGCAGCTCGACACCGAGACCAAGCTGTTCTGCGAGTGCCCGACCGAACTCCGCGAGCCCGAGGAGTCGACCCGCCGGTTCACCCGGTTCCTCCACCCGACCAAGAGCGAACTCGGCGAGCTCGACCAGGCCGCCGTCGAGGAGAGCCGGGTCGACCGGGAGTTCGAGTACCTGGCCTACGACTCGACCTGTCTGGTCGAGGCCGACGACGAGCCGCCCCACCGGCTCGACGACGAGGCCCAGGAGGTCGTCCTGGAGATCGCCCAGCTGCTCGACATGGAGCCGGTCGACCAGGCCCACGTCATGCGCAAGATCGTGGTCGACGGGTCGAACACCTCCGGCTTCCAGCGCTCGACCCTGATGGCGACCGACGGCGAGATCGAGACCAGCGAGGGCCCGGTCGGCGTCGAGGACCTGCTGCTGGAGGAGGAGAGCGCTCAGCGCGTCGCGGAGACCGACGAGGGCGTCCGG
This window encodes:
- a CDS encoding PH domain-containing protein — encoded protein: MRLHPFSVPLRAASRGLSIGLMLFFLGQSLSGTDFLPFPLAGPVLVALAALGVLAAALWQVAYYRRFEYDLTDDGLEIASGVVSRRHREIPLGRVQNVDISRNVIQRALGVAALDVETAGGGATEASLRYVGYDEAKRLQREIQRLKRDGAEADADGEPREEAEELLFELRTEELALLSVLSFDFRYLSLLAFGPAAFPFLPGFAEVAVVGGVLLVALLLGALWVISAAVTFARYYGFRLARVDDELRYERGLLQRYDGSIPLSKVQTLTLEANVLMRRFGYATLAVETAGYGPGQAPSQGSEAAVPLATRERVLRLAREVEEFDLPAFERPPKRARTRYAFRYALALLGLAGALYVLELVVAPPAPVPLAAIPLALLVVAPVAAHLAWRNRGYATGEDHAFTRNGFWNRTTKVVPYYRVQTVIQSQTVFQRRRRLASVVVDTASSAGGAAAAMDLDAADAERLRESVAERLQASIVDSPPRRAAASDSDRDATADDDSAVDADPDAEPDADSDSNSDSDADRDSPRRD